AATAAATAGAAAATAGAAGGTGAATAAAAATGCTTGGGAATGTAAAAAATGAAGCTGGATTTCTATTTAACAAAAAGATAGCAAGAAGTCGTAGGCTTTCTATAAGTGGGAGATGAATTGCTTTTTTTGTAAAAAAATTGAAAAAAGGGTATATCCATGATACAATTTTTGTATAAAATATCGAAGAGAAATAATTAAAAAAATATTCAAAATCAAGAGGAGGTGTAATTTCATGAAATATAATTTAGCATTCAAATACAGGATTTATCCAAATAAAGAGCAGGAATTATTGATAAATAAGACTTTTGGATGTGTTCGTTTTGTTTATAATACGATTTTGTACACTGCGAATAAATTTTATAAAGAAACTGGAAAAAATAAAATAATTACACCTGCTAGTTTGAAAAGTGAAAACCAATTTTTGAAAGAAGTAGACAGTTTGGCACTTTCAAATGCTCAATTGAATGTAAAACGATCGTTTACGAATTTCTTTCAAAAGAGAGCGAAGTTTCCAAAGTTCAAATCTAAAAAAAATAATGTTAAAAGTTATACGACAAATTGTGTGAATGATTCGATACGAATTGAAGAAAACAAATATTTGGTTTTGCCAAAATTGAAAAGAGTAAAATTGAAATATCATAGAGAAATACCGAAGGATTACAAGATAAAGTCAGTAACACTAACAAACAGTAATGGAAATTACTATGTTTCTGTTTTGACAGAATTTAAGAAAGAAATCCAAAAAATCCCAAGTAATGATAAAGTAATTGGACTTGATTTTTCAATGTCTGAATTATTTGTCAGTTCTGAAAACCAAAGGGCTGATTATTCAAGATATTTTAGGATGTTGGAGAAAAAATTGAAGAAATTACAAAAATCATTATTGAGAAAAGTAAAATTTTCTAAAAATTGGTATAAGCAAAAAGCGAAAATATCAAAATTGCATGAGTATATCAAAAATTGCCGAAGAGATTTTTTACATAAATTATCAAAAAAATTATCTGAAATGTATAATGCTGTGGTTGTTGAGGATTTGAATATGAAAGGGATGAGCCAGTCATTAAATTTTGGTAAAAGTGTAGGAGATAATGGATGGGGAATGTTTTTGAGAATGCTTGAGTATAAACTGATGCTTTTAGGGAAACAATTTTTGAAGATAAGTAAATGGTTTCCGTCATCGAAAACTTGCAGTAAATGTGGAAACGTTAAAGAGGAACTGAAATTATCAGAAAGAAGTTATAAATGTGAGTGCTGTGGGATTGAAATTGATAGAGATTACAATGCTGCAGTGAATATAAAAAACATTGGAAAATTGATGTTGGAATATTAGGAAAATAAAAAAAACAGGGCAGGGACTGCCCGAAGAGCTTGGTAAATATATTTGGCTAGCAAAAGCAGATACTTCCCAAGAAGCTCCCGCTTCTAAAAGCGGGAGTAGTTCACATGAAACTGAAAAACATATTTTAGTTCCAGGAGATATTTTGCATTTTGATGGAGTAAATTTTATTAATGGTGCTGCTTTGGAGGATTCTGAAGTTAGTGTTACATTGATAAAAAAATAGGAGCATTAAAAAAGGCTGTATTTCATAAATTAATTTTATGAGGCAGCCATTTTTTTTATTTTTATCAAAATTTTTAGTTAAAAGATATTTTTAAATAATTTTCAATATTTATATCAGTTAATCTAAATTGCTCGTTTAAAAGGATTGCAATATTTTTAGAAGTAAATACTGGAGTTTATATTGCATTTTTTAGATTTTTATGAATTATTTTATTTTTACTTGAAATTAAATTTAATGTAGATATCAGAATATAAAGATATACTAGATACGGCATAGCTCCTATCTTATGGATTCCAG
The DNA window shown above is from Leptotrichia wadei and carries:
- a CDS encoding RNA-guided endonuclease TnpB family protein, whose product is MKYNLAFKYRIYPNKEQELLINKTFGCVRFVYNTILYTANKFYKETGKNKIITPASLKSENQFLKEVDSLALSNAQLNVKRSFTNFFQKRAKFPKFKSKKNNVKSYTTNCVNDSIRIEENKYLVLPKLKRVKLKYHREIPKDYKIKSVTLTNSNGNYYVSVLTEFKKEIQKIPSNDKVIGLDFSMSELFVSSENQRADYSRYFRMLEKKLKKLQKSLLRKVKFSKNWYKQKAKISKLHEYIKNCRRDFLHKLSKKLSEMYNAVVVEDLNMKGMSQSLNFGKSVGDNGWGMFLRMLEYKLMLLGKQFLKISKWFPSSKTCSKCGNVKEELKLSERSYKCECCGIEIDRDYNAAVNIKNIGKLMLEY